The stretch of DNA CCCACCGCCCGCGCTCCTTCGCCAACGCACAACCGCCCACCCACCGCACTCCGTCCCTCTCTCTCCGCGACCGCGCGGGGAGAGAGCCGGAGAGAGGGGCCGTCTTATCCGAATCATCATTGCGTCCAAATAACAACGTCCCAAGTCCCGCAGGGACGTTTTTTTCCATTCGCTCTGTGTTGTTACACAGGGATTTAAAGAGGCAGAACTTTACTACGGACACCGAAACGGATGCTGAAAATGAAAGTCTTTCAAAACTCTGTCAAGCATCTGTCGAAAGTCTGTCACAAGGTTCTAACGAGGACAAGTCGCGCTTCACTACACTAAAAATCGTATGAAACGCTATCGTTTAGTTTATCGCGGCAGCCGCAACATGTTTTACTATTTCGACACTCACGTTAACAAGCGCGAGAGTCTTGGAACCAGCGACAAGGCCGAAGCCCAACGGTTGATTGCTGCCAAGAATGAAGCCGTGCTTCACGTCGGAATGAACCTGCAAATCGCTCAGGTTTATTTACAGCACAGTGACCCGGCTATGGCAACGCGCACTTGGCAACACGTCTTTGAAACTATCATCGCGAAGAAGCACGGCACAACGCAAGCGCGGTGGGCATGCGCCAGCCGAGACAAAGCCTTTGACCTCATTCGTAATCGAACATTGGTCGAAACCACAAGCCAATTCCTTTCCTTCGTCTGTTCAATCAATTCCGCTGTGGCAAAGAATTTCGTCCCATTTTGCGGAGGATTACCCAGCGGCTTGAGCAACCTTGCCGCAACCAGAACCGGCACGTCATGAGGCTGGCAGCCGAGCAGCCACGCCACTTGCTCAACATTGAGCCTTGCCGGAGGCAATCCAACCAAAGCCAAAAATTGGTGTTGCACGTCTTTCATATTTCACCGCCTTTCGAGAATGTTGCGAACGCCGTTGCCAAAACCTTGAGGTTCGGAGTTTGCGGGAGTGGCAGCATTACCCGGCTGGTCCATTTGCTGGATCGTTTCCGATGGTTGCGGTTCCGCAGCCGGTTCCAGCAATTTGGTAATGGTCTGACCATCGGCAAAATGAATGGTGACTTTTCGCGTGCGATGATCCGCCGTCGGCAGATGCGATTCTCCGACCGTGAAAGAAGGATGATATTCGGAAGGCACAACCGGGCGCGGACTCATCGAAGCAGCCGGTGATATAACACGACGGTAAACCCAGCCCCCATCCACAACACAACGGTTGGCGTCCACAAAAACAACTTCACGTTTGGCCGAGGACAGCACGCGACCGTCTGACAAGGCCACTTCGTAGCCGTTCCCCGGCAGACTAATAAAACCACACATCGTCAAAGAGTTCGTATCCGATAACGGCAAAACGAAAGGCTTGGCCGCTGCCAACGCTATGTCCACCGGCGTGACGGCGGAGGACGCAGACGGGGCCGTGATTGGCAAAGTTGGCGGTGCTGTTTTTGTAACGTGGGAAACAATCGCATTGGTCCGCGAAAGGCTGGACAGCCCTTTGCTGGGCTTGAACGCTACCGTGTTCGAGATGAAATGAATAATTCCGATCAACAGGAACGGCGCGGCAATGCAGACGCCAATACAACTCGCAATCAAGACCCACATCGGCAGACCACGCCGAGCTTTCTTCGTATCGGCAGCGACATTGCCCGCGAATCCGACACCCTTGGCAGTGTCATAACACGCCGCCAATCCTTTCGCGTCCAAAAGAAACCGACCGCTTTCTGTGGGCGCCATCAAACCGGACGCCACCGTGACCGGACTTTGAAAGGTTTTAAAACTGAACCACGGCAGCGATTGAAAAGCCGACATGAACTTTTCCTGCCGGTAATTTCGCAGGTAGGTAAAATCCTGGGTGAGACTGCGAAACTGCTTGTCCACGTTTTCAATGTGCTGCGTGATCCAGATCACGTCATTGTTGCACTTGCGATGTTGCGACAGGTAGAAAATCGCCGCCTTGCCGGTTTTGGCCCATTCCCGCGAATTAAAAAACAAATGCAACTCATCGAGGATGAAACAGACGCCCTCACCACCGCCTTTGCGCATCGGCAAAGATTGACCGTCCAGCGTGACTCCGCGTTCCACGTCCGGCACATAATATATATTGGCGGCATCCTCGGATGAAAAATCATTTTTTTCACGGTCCGGCAGAACCACGCCATTCCCGCGATACAGCCAGAACTTGGCGGTTTGTTCCTCATCCAAAATCGTCAGACGTTGATTAAGATCGAAGGTCTGGCCGTAAAGCTGATGCAGATAAGCCGCCAACTCCGCCGGCTTCACCGCCAGATTGGTGACGACAAAACGGTGTGTGGTACGCAGTTCATTCACCAGCGCTTTCATGCCGAACAGCGATTTACCACCACCTGGCTTGCCGGATATGGCGTGGATGCTCATAAGTCGGTGTTCACCTCATGGACACGACCGAGCATCCGGCGCATGGAACCCGCAAGGCCCAAGGCAATCGCCGTGCAAAGACCCCAAACCCAATACTCGACGATGTCCGCTGAAGCCGGTGCCCAGGACGGGAAGTTGGCGACGGTGGAAACAAAGGTCGGGAAATAAATTTCTTTCCCCTGAGCATCCACCGTTCCCGAATCCGTGTAAGGACCAGAAACGATGATGGTTTGCTGTTGTCCATTGTCGGGTGTCAACGAAGACCAGGACGAGGCGGTGAAAGTTCCACCCGTGATGACTTTGGAAAATGTTCTGCCCGCAGCAATGGACAACACCGATGAGTTGCCAAAGAAATCCGCCTGCGTGATGACCACCGTATTCGTCGAAAAGTTTTCGATCAGAACCGGAGTTGGTGTCGGCGCGATTTGCGACCGGACTTCGATGACTGCCATGAAACAAAGTAGGAAAGGCAAAAGTTTTTTCATGGTGAGCTTGAGTTATCCGACCGCGAAGCGAACCACACCGGCGCAAATGAAGTAAGCCTTGCTCAAATAAAACGAGAGCGCGAGCCGTTGCGCCATGAGCGACACGCACAGACCAATGTCAAACACCGCATCCAGCAGAGAAATTCCGGCCTGAACCGCTGAACCTCCACCGCTCCCAAACGGATGCGCAATGAAAGTGGCGACCACGGAGTTGACTACCAGACTCGAAATGTAAGTGACCAGGACAGTCAAAGCGACGAAGACAACGCCGGTTGCAATCAAAGCGCTGGCGCTGCCGAACACCGGCGCACCTTCGGCGCTGGTTCCTTGCGGCAGATGCGTAGCATCCCGCACCACCTGATTGATTTCACCCACGAGCCAAAACAGGAACCAAGCCGTCATGGCCCATTGCGACAAGGCGCGAACCCACGGAGCGGCGAGAGCCACGGCAGGAAACTGTCCACCATTCAAAGGATTGATGTCCCAACTGCCCTGGCCCGGAACCGAGAACAGGAAACTACCTGGCGATCCGCCAACCGTTCCGGGATCAATCGCGAATTTATCGCCCAAGCCTTGCAACATCGTGGCTCCTTCCGCTGTCGCTCCATTGGCCGCAGCGGTGTTGTCATCAGGATTATAATTTCCGTTCGTACGCGGAATGGTGTTGCTGATGATTTGCGACAGTTGGTTGGAAGTGACGTTTCCCTGGTTCGTCAGTTGTTGCGTGCTGTTATCAATGTTGCCGAGATGATTCGACATGCCGGTGAGAATGTTGTCCCCGCGATTGATGGCGTTACTCACGCCCGCATGGCCCGTCTGATTGGCCGAGTCCATCGCCTGAATCGCCTTCACGATGGCTTGCGAGTCCAATGAATCCTGCTGGGCGAGCGCCGAGAACCCCGCTTCGACATTCGAGCCCAGGCTGTTCGTCGGTGTACTTGGAAAGCCGATGGTTCCTCCGCCGTTGATATTCGTCGGCACGACGTAGCCGGGCGGAATGTCCGGCAGACCATTGGTCAAAACCGGTGCAGGAGCAGGCGCACCCGGAGCGGAACCCCAATCGGGCGGATCAGGAATGGGCTCAGGAAAAGGATAATCGCTGTTTCCCCCGCCACCGATGATTGGAATGATGGAACCACCGGAGGAACCGGAACCGCCCGGAATGTAGCCAATGCCGGAGTTGGGAGGAAACACCGGAGTGCCATTGCCAATATTAATGGAACCACCGGGACCGGGAACGCCGGGGTCAGGCGAGGTAATCGAAGTGCCCGGAGGCATCGGCATAATGCCCCAATTATTTCCGTCACCAGGACTGCCTTGCACTGGCAAGCTACCGGTGGAACCGGGAGGCACACTCACATAATTGCCGGTCAACTGGCCGTTGAGAGTTTGGCCGACCAGAATCGGTGCGCTACCGGGATTGGGAACGGGTTGAGATCCGTTGGAAACCGGGGGACTCGACGTTGCCGAACCATCGGGATTGATGGTAACGGTACTTCCGTCAGGTAATCCCGAATTCAGCGGCCCACCGAGAACGGACACCGGCCCGCTGCATGGGACTACTTCCAACTCCGAGGAACCGGGGCAAGGTGGCGAATGGGTGATGTTGTACGAAACCACCGAGCCATACCACGGGTAACAACCATTGCCGATCCATTGCACCACGTTCAGGCAAACTCCCGACGGATTAGAAATCGGAACGTCGGCGCGTGAAGACAATAAGGAAAATAGTAATAATAAGAACGCGATAAAACAACGCATAAAAATCTCCTACGGTTAAAACAGTTTGAACATGGCTACCCCCGACAGGAACCCCATAAAAAATGCCAGACACAAAATCATTCATCCTTTCCATCGCGGTCCTCTTCTTTCTCCAGTTCCAACTCGGTTTCGATTTCTTCCTCGTCATCCTCGGAACCGAACAGGAATTTCCAGACCGCCATTAATGTTTTTAGTTTCATACGAAGGCCGGGGTGGTTTCCCACCCCGGCACGCCGTTGGGTTTAAGCCGCCCGGCGCAGGTACTTCTTGGCGATCATGGCAATCACCACGGCCACACCCAGGCCGAACACCGCTGCAAACACGGTCGTGAGGGTGGTAACCCCCGACGTGACCGCAGCCACATTGGCATCGGTTTGAGCTTGAGCGGCAACTACCCCGCCCGCGGTGGCGGTGATGACCGCCGCTTTCTTCATCCAGTTTTTCATACTGACTTACCTTTCTTTTCCCCGACCGGCTCAGAAACCGAAGGAGTATCGGTTCCCGCGTTCGGGAAATTCGTGACCTCATCAGGGCATAAAAAATCTTCAAGCGAGCCTCCCACCGCCCCGCTGCGCGGGGCGGTGGGAGGCACCACATTGCGTTTCACAGTTGGCAGTGATGCCGCAGCCTCAGCACCCGCTATCGTCCATCCGTCATCGTTTGCGGCTCCGTATGGAGCTGGTGTCATTGCCTGATGACGGTAAAGATCAGTTCAGCCCGTTATCGCCGGGATGGTGACTGGATCAATGGAGGGGTATTGCTTACTCCGCTTTGCTCTGTGCTCGACGCCGTGTCTATCCCACCCGTCTTGCGTGCTCCGGTTCCCCGCTGGCCCGGCTTTTGCCGGTTCCCCAGGTATCGGATCACGCTCTCGGATAGCGTCACGTCGCACGAATGACCAAACTTTGCCAATTCGTGATAGTCTCCGGCCCAACGTGTGGCCCTCGACTCGGTCAAACCGCTTCCCTTCAGGATATAATCCAGTCCATCGAGTGAAGAATCATACCGGGTGACCCGCGCCATACCGCCGCCCAGGGTCTCCCATTGAGACATCAGGGCGAGACAGTTGCGCGAGCCAGCCGAAGGGGGCAGCCCCGCGATTACTGCGTGCAGGTGCCAGCGGCCAGTGGTTTCCCCACTTTCCCGCCGCAGGCACCAAAGCACTTTTTTGAAATGCACCTTCCAGTTCTTCGCCTGGACTCGCAGCAGCGCTACGAACATTTGCGGCCCGAATCGTTTGCATTGCTTCTCACCTCTGAAAGTCAGGGTGCAGAAGTATTGCCAGTTGACCGCAGCCAGGGAGTGAAGTTCTGGATTGTGCATGAGTCGTTTCCTCGTTTATTTGCCGACGAGGCCGACAATCTTCCCGCGTGCGCGAAGACGGCCGCCAAACGGCAGGAGTTCCCGGATGCCGAGGTGGATCAGCTTGTCTTGCAGCTTGCCGGCATGGACGGCTTTTTCTTCATCGCTCAGGGCGTATTCCACTGGCTGCGCCAGTCGTTCGCCTTCGCTTTGGTCCATGACCGTGATGATCTGTTGTTTGACCAGACCCCGCTTGCCGGTGTACTCGTCCGAGCGGTCACTCATTACTAACGCTTTGATTGTCATTTTTTTCCTTGGGTGGCTGACTTTGGTTTTTTCCTGCTCACGGCCAGCGAACGCCGAACAGGTTTCCGCAGTTGGTGAATCCACAACGCTGGCGGAACAACGAAGGGAAATTGGGCGGGTGGTTGGATTCCTGGTCAGTGCCGCGTTCGACACGGTCACTCTTTTATTTTCAATCACCGTCATGTGAGCACTAAAACACATGACCGAATCGGAAAATACCGGACTGTGAAAACTCGAAACCGAGATTTATTTCCTCAATATTTACGGGGCCGTCCGCGACCTTTCACAAACAGTCCGATCTCGTTGCAGACATCACAAAACCAATCAAAGCGTTCAAGGCGGGGATCACCGAGGCTGGGCGCAAGCACTTCGTAAAGGTTGAGAATGGTTTTGGGCGGATGGACGCTGCGCATTTCCTCAATCTCCATCCAGCGGCCTAGCAAAATGAAATAAATTGCCGTGCGCCCGCGGTCGCCGGTGAACTGGCCTTGCGGATCGAGAAATAATTCGTGTCCTTCGGCCAGGCCGGAAAGGAAGTCGTTCAGGTGAACCGGTGTTTCGGAAAGACTGTTGAAGATGGAATCTTTAAGGGAATCATGGACGGCTTGAAGCAAATCGCTTTGCGGAACGATTTTAAAACTATCGGGCGGTTCAGTGGGCGGCGCGGTTGCCTCTTCGGGTGAAACGGATTCAGTGCCTTCCCAAGCATCATCCAGAAAAGTAAATTGCCTTTGCCACACACCGAGCAACCGGCCAAAGTTGCGCCAATCCACCTGTTCGCCGCCCGGCTTTAAATCCACCAGCCGCTTGAAAATGGTGCGATGTAATTGCTCGCAAATGTTCCCAGCCCAACTGGGAAGCGGAGGAACATTTTCTAAATCGCCTGTCCCGGTGATGGGCAAATCACACGCCTGATATAGCCCTTTGACAACGGCCAGCAGGCGCGTGGC from Verrucomicrobiia bacterium encodes:
- a CDS encoding zonular occludens toxin domain-containing protein, which produces MSIHAISGKPGGGKSLFGMKALVNELRTTHRFVVTNLAVKPAELAAYLHQLYGQTFDLNQRLTILDEEQTAKFWLYRGNGVVLPDREKNDFSSEDAANIYYVPDVERGVTLDGQSLPMRKGGGEGVCFILDELHLFFNSREWAKTGKAAIFYLSQHRKCNNDVIWITQHIENVDKQFRSLTQDFTYLRNYRQEKFMSAFQSLPWFSFKTFQSPVTVASGLMAPTESGRFLLDAKGLAACYDTAKGVGFAGNVAADTKKARRGLPMWVLIASCIGVCIAAPFLLIGIIHFISNTVAFKPSKGLSSLSRTNAIVSHVTKTAPPTLPITAPSASSAVTPVDIALAAAKPFVLPLSDTNSLTMCGFISLPGNGYEVALSDGRVLSSAKREVVFVDANRCVVDGGWVYRRVISPAASMSPRPVVPSEYHPSFTVGESHLPTADHRTRKVTIHFADGQTITKLLEPAAEPQPSETIQQMDQPGNAATPANSEPQGFGNGVRNILERR